Below is a genomic region from Megalopta genalis isolate 19385.01 chromosome 10, iyMegGena1_principal, whole genome shotgun sequence.
TTGTAAAAATAGTTCTACTTGTTAAATTCATTTTTCAGCACTAACCTTTACGAACATGCAAATGGAAGGATAATGAAACTTGAGATACAATACATTTAAAGCAACTGTGCGGAGCTGGATGCGcagtaaaatggtggggataCTTGTAAAAActtaagaaaaaaaaattgtgcaGAAAGATGGGTATTACTGTATACATTTTACATGTTGTTTTATGATCAAATGGTTAAACGTCACTCAACGTCATTCGTACTTTGTGCATAATGTTGAATGTGTATTAGATAAAAAGCATATTGCCATCAGAAGGTGCTTTTTATTTTAAGAGGATTTAGTTCGTCaggaaatttaatattttgttatacTAAAGTGATTTGATgttgaaaaatgtttattttgtaaGTGGAAAATGTTTATGAAATAACACGGTGACAAAGACATAGTCAAAACAGAATTGCTTATTGTAAAGGTTTTGTAAGTAGAGACAGTTTTATAGGGAAGCAAAGAAAAGATTATAATATTCAAACAGAAGGAATAATATTGACAGCAACAGTGTAAAAGCAGTGTGACATGGCAGTCGAGGAGCACGATACAGATGGCAATTATTACTTGGAACTATCTTCTGATCCAATTAAATTTGAATCAGTTAGTTGTCTTACCAATGTTTTTTTCGATGACTCAAAACAGCAAGTGAGTAAATGAAAAAAGGAGTGTCAATTATTACAAAGATGTTAAAACAAAATATTTGGTATTTAGGTATTTGCTGTTCGATCAGGGGGAGTTGCAAGCGTATTAGTTAAAGGACCAAACCAAAATCTAAACTTTCGAATGGAAGACAAAGGGCCTGTGATTTCTATCAAGTTTTCTCCTGATATGAATATATTAGCTATCCAACGTAACAATGCATCAGTAGAATTTGTTAATTATTCTCCTGTCACAGGATTAGATAATATTGAATACTCGCAACCATGTAAAGGAAAAAATGCAACTATATTGGGATTTGTTTGGACTCAtggaaatgaaatattatttgttaCTGATTATGGAGTTGAGTTGTTTCAAGTagggaaagaaatattttaaagatacatttgcactgtatctatgcaaaacaattgatttcttATAGATTTGTCTATGTTTTAGGTAAATCCAGAAAAACGAAATGTTCGGGCACTAAAATGCTTAAGTTTAGGTGTCAACTGGTTTGTTTATTGCCCACAAAGCTATCTAGTGCTTTTATCGTCTGGTACAATGGGGAATCAAATGCAAGCATTACATGTAACACCTGGAAATCTCCATAAATTGACAAAATTTGAAAGTTAGataaagtaaaataattaataattacagacAATATGGTAGaatgaaaaataacaaaattataattcattGTTTCAGTGGAACCTGGTGCAACAAAACCAGGTAAGTTAGCGGTTTGCGAACGGGATGTGGCATTAGCAGTTTTGTATGGAACACCTTGTATTATCTTATTGCGACATCAACCAGGAGCAAATCGTTCAACAGGAACTGCATCCGTCTATGTATACACTGTCCATAAGTAAGTATAATACTCGCATGTTTTGCGATATTGGTTATTCACATTCTAGTTGGCATTTTATTATTACAGGATGACAATGATCAAGCGAAGTCATATTTTGCAACTCGATGTCAGTGGTAGATTTGCCATTAATGTTGTCGATAATCTCATCATTGTTCACCATCAAGCTTCAAAAGTGAGTAAGCATGTGTAATGGGAGTTTGAAGAATGGAAATAGAGATGAAAACTAAAACGAAGTAACTGGTTTTTAGACCTCAATGATTTTTGACATTATGTTGCCGGGAGTGAGCGATGGAACCGTAATGCATCATAATAGCGTAGCACCAGCAAAAGCCATCAAGCCGTATAGTTTGAAAGTGCCAGGGGCAACTTTATCAGAGCAAGCTTATCAACCATGTCAATTATGTATCCTTGACAAAACAATGTGTATTTCATACGTAATTTATATATTGAACCATATATAAATTAGCCATTAGTTTTCCTCAACGTTTCATAGATTCACCAAACTGGGTCGTTTTCCAGCCAAACATCGTGATAGATGTGAAGCTAGGTTGCCTATGGTAGGTAAGTCCATTAAAATTCGAACATATAGTATTaggaatatatgaaaaataaatactGAGAAGCTAATCGTCTGTTTGGGATCCACGTTAGGTACGTGGAGTTGAAACTGGATGCGTTGGTCAAACTTATTACGGACAAAGTATTGCTGGTAGAATTTTTGATGCAACGAACGAACGCAAAACAAGTGTTGGTGCAGGTACTACAGAGCTTTATGATACAGCTGCCTGTCAGTTTGATGGACATGCCGGTTATATTCGATAAACTGAATTCCGTATATAGAAATTATTTGGAAAGCGAAATTCAAAGTCAGGTAATTATATTGTTTATTCTAGTATATAAATTTCTCTtttgtttaatatatttgtttattttttagatGGGGACTCCTTtacaaaataatgtaaaaagcaTCGGTGTACCTCCCGAGAACTATAAATACAAGCTTCTGCTCGATCAGAGCGACACTTATAGTTACATATTATCAAAATTCCCGGAAAATACGATTGAACCAAAAATGATTGTATGGGTACTTCTCGAATATATTAGGTACTTTT
It encodes:
- the Bulli gene encoding regulator of MON1-CCZ1 complex protein bulli; protein product: MAVEEHDTDGNYYLELSSDPIKFESVSCLTNVFFDDSKQQVFAVRSGGVASVLVKGPNQNLNFRMEDKGPVISIKFSPDMNILAIQRNNASVEFVNYSPVTGLDNIEYSQPCKGKNATILGFVWTHGNEILFVTDYGVELFQVNPEKRNVRALKCLSLGVNWFVYCPQSYLVLLSSGTMGNQMQALHVTPGNLHKLTKFEMEPGATKPGKLAVCERDVALAVLYGTPCIILLRHQPGANRSTGTASVYVYTVHKMTMIKRSHILQLDVSGRFAINVVDNLIIVHHQASKTSMIFDIMLPGVSDGTVMHHNSVAPAKAIKPYSLKVPGATLSEQAYQPCQLYSPNWVVFQPNIVIDVKLGCLWYVELKLDALVKLITDKVLLVEFLMQRTNAKQVLVQVLQSFMIQLPVSLMDMPVIFDKLNSVYRNYLESEIQSQMGTPLQNNVKSIGVPPENYKYKLLLDQSDTYSYILSKFPENTIEPKMIVWVLLEYIRSLTEHGIPVQHYLHELLITTLVQRKAYYQLHQLLQYHVVADSKPLACLLLSLENLYPAAHQLALDMLKRLGNAHEEIIEVLLSKGHILQALRYVRSVGKADQVSARKILEAAKATEDTTLFFSVFKFFEQRNLRLHNSTAFAKGEHCQAYVQHFKNLFHGTDNGCNSDTNSNVTTISS